Proteins encoded together in one Candidatus Bathyarchaeota archaeon window:
- a CDS encoding hydrogenase maturation protease codes for MNLHRGFGDASRALAEWVKSGRRLAILAVGNPLRRDDGVGIEILKSLKASSRRVKMVRCLQVPENYLGEVISFKPDRILFIDGVDANLPPGELVFAEFTGEERIGPIISTHGLPLDVSAGYLKASTGASVALLGVQVSSTEFGEGLTGNVERAARATSRMLSRILSGLSRGKS; via the coding sequence TTGAACCTCCATAGAGGATTCGGGGATGCCTCCAGAGCCCTGGCCGAATGGGTTAAGTCGGGTAGGAGGCTCGCGATATTGGCCGTTGGGAACCCCCTGAGGAGAGACGATGGAGTAGGCATAGAGATCCTTAAATCGCTGAAGGCCAGTTCTAGAAGGGTTAAGATGGTGCGCTGCCTCCAGGTTCCAGAGAACTATCTAGGCGAGGTTATAAGCTTCAAACCTGATAGGATCCTGTTCATCGACGGAGTCGACGCCAATCTCCCGCCGGGGGAGCTGGTCTTCGCGGAGTTCACGGGTGAGGAGAGGATCGGCCCGATAATTTCAACCCACGGCTTACCCCTCGACGTTTCAGCCGGCTACCTCAAAGCCTCCACAGGGGCATCGGTAGCCCTGCTGGGCGTACAGGTCTCCTCCACAGAGTTCGGGGAAGGCCTCACCGGAAACGTTGAAAGGGCTGCGAGGGCGACATCCCGGATGTTATCTAGGATCCTGAGCGGGCTGTCCCGAGGCAAGAGCTAA
- the hypD gene encoding hydrogenase formation protein HypD: MEPGFEADWEVPFRFRDPGLASRIIDSIKSLGVNARYMHVCGTHQDTLVKYGLEPLLKSVGIEVRAGPGCPICVTTGLEYEEAIALAEAGKTVAAFGDAARAPGFNRSLLDARAGGCKVKIVYSIRDAVRLAEKESGEIVFMAVGFETTAPSTAATLTQSPPENFYVLSCHRVIPPAVKALLDLGEIKLNGLIQPGHVSTIIGLHPYREISYRYGIPQVVAGFEPLDLLMAVYMLSRQMVDGRSEVENEYSRTVKPDGNIRARRLMEEVFEPCDLAWRGFPEIRGSGLKLKSKFEAHDARAAFQDILEPVYEKFQGLGEPSGCRCGDVLRGVLDPRDCPLFGRRCNPKTPAGPCMVSIEGTCYIRYRYGEGQA; encoded by the coding sequence ATGGAGCCTGGCTTCGAAGCCGACTGGGAGGTGCCGTTCAGGTTTAGGGATCCCGGGCTTGCCTCGAGGATCATCGATTCCATCAAGAGTTTAGGAGTAAATGCGAGGTATATGCATGTCTGCGGGACGCATCAGGATACCCTCGTCAAATATGGTTTGGAGCCCCTCCTGAAGTCCGTCGGTATCGAGGTTAGGGCAGGCCCCGGCTGCCCCATATGCGTCACCACGGGGTTAGAGTACGAGGAGGCCATAGCGCTAGCGGAGGCGGGTAAGACCGTTGCAGCCTTCGGGGATGCAGCCCGAGCCCCTGGCTTCAATAGATCCCTGCTGGATGCGAGGGCTGGGGGCTGCAAGGTTAAAATCGTATATAGTATAAGGGATGCCGTGAGACTCGCCGAGAAAGAAAGCGGAGAGATAGTCTTCATGGCGGTGGGCTTCGAGACCACGGCGCCGAGCACAGCCGCCACCCTTACACAGTCTCCCCCGGAAAACTTCTACGTCCTCTCCTGTCATAGGGTCATACCCCCCGCCGTGAAGGCTCTGCTCGATTTGGGCGAGATAAAGCTTAATGGCCTCATACAGCCCGGCCATGTAAGCACCATCATAGGATTACATCCATACAGGGAGATATCGTACCGGTATGGGATACCGCAGGTTGTGGCGGGGTTTGAACCCCTGGACCTTCTCATGGCGGTCTACATGCTTTCGAGGCAGATGGTTGATGGGAGATCAGAGGTGGAGAACGAGTATTCCCGGACGGTGAAGCCTGACGGTAACATCCGGGCTAGGAGGCTCATGGAGGAGGTCTTTGAGCCCTGCGACCTCGCCTGGAGAGGGTTCCCGGAGATCCGGGGATCCGGGTTAAAACTAAAATCCAAGTTTGAAGCCCACGACGCAAGGGCAGCCTTCCAGGACATATTAGAGCCTGTATACGAGAAGTTCCAGGGTCTAGGCGAGCCCTCCGGATGTAGGTGCGGAGACGTCCTCCGAGGAGTACTGGATCCCAGAGATTGCCCCCTATTCGGCCGGAGATGCAACCCTAAGACACCTGCGGGACCATGCATGGTATCCATAGAGGGCACATGCTACATAAGATACCGGTACGGTGAGGGCCAAGCTTGA
- a CDS encoding DUF115 domain-containing protein translates to MKLDEWWPWYVRIVEEFGFDTDRDRLSARILSGILSDRALSLEGLGKSLRGRNFIVFGCGPSLEGDLDGALGLGLFSRYHTVAADGATNALLERAHICPYAVVSDLDGGVRGLSEADRKGAITVIHAHGDNIDAVERLAPIFKGRVAGTTQTEPLSNVYNFGGFTDGDRAVFMLEEMGARRIVLMGMDFGPKVGRYSKPGLKKEVVADERKRRKLCFGKRLLEWLAPRASCEILNATGSGEPIKGIPRVELGNL, encoded by the coding sequence TTGAAGCTCGATGAATGGTGGCCCTGGTACGTTAGGATAGTAGAAGAGTTCGGATTCGATACCGATAGAGATCGCCTCTCAGCCAGGATTCTAAGCGGAATCCTCAGTGATAGGGCTTTATCCCTGGAAGGGCTGGGGAAGAGCCTTAGAGGCAGGAATTTCATCGTGTTCGGATGCGGTCCATCCCTTGAAGGCGACCTGGATGGAGCTTTAGGGCTTGGGCTGTTCTCGAGGTACCATACCGTGGCGGCTGACGGCGCAACCAACGCCCTCCTCGAGAGGGCTCATATATGCCCCTACGCCGTAGTATCGGATTTAGATGGAGGGGTTCGAGGCCTCTCGGAGGCGGATAGGAAGGGCGCGATAACAGTCATACACGCCCACGGGGATAACATCGATGCCGTGGAGAGGCTAGCTCCAATTTTTAAAGGCCGGGTAGCGGGTACCACTCAAACGGAGCCCCTCAGCAACGTATACAACTTCGGGGGCTTCACAGATGGGGATAGAGCCGTATTCATGCTTGAGGAGATGGGTGCACGGCGTATAGTTTTGATGGGGATGGATTTCGGCCCCAAGGTTGGGCGATACTCGAAGCCGGGGTTGAAAAAGGAGGTGGTGGCCGACGAGCGTAAACGCAGAAAGCTATGCTTCGGTAAGAGGCTCCTGGAGTGGCTGGCCCCCAGGGCCTCATGCGAGATACTCAACGCCACGGGCTCCGGCGAACCCATTAAGGGCATACCTAGGGTGGAGCTGGGGAACCTTTAG
- a CDS encoding GTP cyclohydrolase I FolE2, which translates to MELPEVQGQASRIPLSLERVGVLDVKMPIAFMDFEGKLVSVVPSFDAFIDLPANLMGIHASRSYEVITEALGTYSGKPFKLEELCIEASRELLRRHEYASRSEVRAKGEAVISKLTPKSGAKTFETCDIYASAASRRNGSRIIVERRRLGVGVMGLTACPCGKELVKSLALKSLKSHGMPEDLADKLDELPLATHMQRSYGSILLDSPRPFSIDAMKLVDIIERSMSSPTYGLLKREDEAEVIVRSVSNPRFSEDVIRYMMAYLKGESDKIPGEAIATFSVRSLESIHKHDFYAEKSIKLKDIDLKP; encoded by the coding sequence GTGGAGTTACCCGAAGTCCAGGGTCAGGCTTCACGCATTCCCTTGTCGCTTGAGAGGGTTGGCGTCTTAGATGTCAAGATGCCCATCGCCTTCATGGATTTCGAGGGTAAACTGGTGTCGGTCGTACCATCCTTCGATGCCTTCATCGACCTACCCGCAAACCTGATGGGCATACACGCCTCCAGAAGCTACGAGGTTATCACTGAGGCTTTGGGTACGTACTCCGGTAAGCCCTTCAAGCTGGAGGAGCTCTGCATCGAAGCCTCCAGGGAGCTGCTTAGAAGACATGAATATGCCAGTAGATCCGAGGTTAGGGCGAAGGGGGAGGCAGTGATCTCGAAGCTGACCCCTAAAAGCGGGGCGAAGACCTTCGAGACATGCGATATATACGCCTCAGCCGCCTCTAGGAGGAATGGATCCAGGATCATCGTTGAGAGGAGGAGACTGGGCGTCGGCGTGATGGGCTTAACCGCCTGCCCATGCGGTAAAGAACTAGTTAAAAGCTTAGCTTTAAAATCCCTTAAATCCCATGGGATGCCTGAGGATCTAGCCGATAAGCTGGATGAGCTACCCTTAGCAACCCATATGCAGAGGAGCTATGGATCTATACTCCTGGACTCCCCACGCCCCTTCAGCATAGATGCAATGAAGCTCGTGGATATCATAGAGAGGTCTATGAGCTCACCAACCTACGGCCTACTCAAGAGGGAGGATGAGGCTGAGGTTATAGTGAGATCTGTGAGTAATCCTAGGTTCTCAGAAGATGTCATCCGATACATGATGGCCTACCTTAAGGGAGAATCAGATAAGATCCCCGGGGAGGCGATCGCAACGTTCTCTGTTAGAAGTCTTGAGAGCATCCATAAACATGACTTCTATGCGGAGAAATCTATAAAGCTGAAGGATATAGATTTAAAACCTTAA
- a CDS encoding DUF1464 family protein translates to MDPGTRSLDICGLEDGKVFLDETIPTKVMASSPESIASKIEENMPIDLVAAPSGYGLPFIAISELDGHNLSQVVLARGEDLKVGVPGLTVLLKIFKERGFKGYTIPGVIHLPTVPYYRKANRIDMGTADKLCCAALGVYDQAERLNIGYKETSFIIVELGYAFTAALAVRDGLIIDGLGGSTGPLGFQSLGSMDGELAYLLGGFSKEVLFTGGAAYMAGDPGMDPEDFVASSSTNDRCRWALEALLEGVEKAVAALQVSAGRVREILLSGRLSRIPRLELLLKERLRKYALTRRVGLIASVSKEAAQGAALIADGLAGGRFEALIEAMRLREAEGTVLDHLYIKGREEIRISPIGED, encoded by the coding sequence ATGGATCCGGGTACGAGAAGCCTCGACATATGCGGATTAGAAGATGGCAAAGTCTTCCTCGACGAGACCATACCTACCAAGGTGATGGCCTCCTCCCCCGAATCGATAGCCTCTAAAATAGAGGAGAATATGCCCATAGACCTAGTAGCCGCCCCGTCAGGGTACGGCCTCCCATTCATCGCCATCTCGGAGCTGGATGGCCACAATCTCTCACAGGTGGTCTTAGCGAGGGGGGAGGACTTAAAGGTGGGCGTACCCGGCTTAACGGTGCTGCTCAAAATCTTCAAGGAGAGGGGTTTTAAAGGATATACGATACCTGGAGTGATACATCTACCCACCGTCCCATATTATAGGAAAGCGAACAGGATAGACATGGGTACAGCCGATAAGCTGTGCTGCGCAGCCTTAGGGGTATACGATCAAGCCGAGAGGCTGAACATAGGCTATAAAGAGACGTCTTTCATAATTGTGGAGCTGGGATACGCCTTCACGGCAGCTTTAGCGGTTAGAGATGGCCTAATAATAGACGGGTTGGGGGGCTCCACCGGGCCGCTCGGCTTCCAATCCCTGGGCTCCATGGATGGGGAGCTCGCGTATCTATTAGGCGGTTTCAGCAAGGAGGTATTGTTTACCGGCGGGGCCGCTTACATGGCGGGTGATCCAGGGATGGATCCAGAGGATTTCGTAGCCTCATCCTCCACAAATGACCGGTGCAGATGGGCTTTAGAGGCCCTCCTTGAGGGGGTGGAGAAGGCTGTAGCGGCGCTTCAGGTATCTGCTGGGAGGGTTAGGGAGATCCTCCTATCAGGGAGGCTTTCCCGTATACCGCGCCTGGAACTTCTACTAAAGGAGAGGCTCAGGAAATACGCGCTCACCAGGAGGGTTGGGCTCATAGCGTCCGTCTCCAAGGAGGCGGCTCAGGGGGCAGCCCTGATAGCCGACGGCCTAGCAGGGGGAAGGTTCGAAGCCCTAATAGAGGCTATGAGGCTTAGGGAGGCTGAGGGCACGGTTTTAGATCACCTATACATAAAAGGGCGTGAGGAGATCCGAATAAGCCCGATTGGGGAAGATTAA
- a CDS encoding dihydropteroate synthase-like protein, with translation MKVALITGQLAKGMVERFSKGCGVESRVIALPIQVASLMNATYIAREIKGYPLQGFDLILVPGLVKGDLKMVEESAGIPVFKGPKHAADIPLVLGNIGRVELSKEVPACELLSLELRMRALKAFEEADRRRDLLHRPGNFELDDLPLGVDYPMRIAAEIVDAPLLSDEEIESKARYYVDSGANIVDVGMMAGGGRAEDAYRAVKTVKNAVKVPVSIDTFDPDEIKAAVKAGVDMVLSASKSNLKRLAPIIGEEAVVVVPGEAYARQPHMERVKQLERLVGEAERLGLAKVLADPVLDPPQSPGIMRSLVAYQLFRERNPFIPLFMGVGNVTEMMDADSVGVNALLACMASELNVSVALTTEVSDKARGSVKELSRASKMAFIARLRGSPPKDLGLNLLVLKEERFRDQPYPKDLESQVEVCRAPPPKPARMDPKGFFKIILDRDEGTISAIHYSGASDKPCLIVKGRRAEDIYAKLVELNLVSDLRHASYIGYELAKAEVALKLGRSYVQDEDLFTDPS, from the coding sequence TTGAAGGTGGCCTTGATCACCGGACAGCTCGCCAAGGGGATGGTTGAGAGGTTCTCTAAGGGCTGCGGCGTCGAGTCGAGGGTTATAGCCCTGCCCATCCAGGTGGCTTCCCTCATGAACGCCACCTATATAGCGAGGGAGATTAAGGGGTATCCCCTTCAGGGCTTCGACCTGATCCTCGTGCCCGGCCTGGTCAAGGGCGACCTGAAGATGGTGGAGGAATCCGCTGGAATCCCGGTGTTCAAGGGCCCCAAGCACGCCGCGGACATCCCCCTGGTCTTAGGTAATATTGGGCGTGTCGAGCTCTCCAAAGAGGTTCCCGCGTGCGAGCTTTTATCCCTGGAGTTGAGGATGAGGGCTTTAAAGGCTTTCGAGGAGGCTGATCGGAGGAGGGATCTCCTCCACAGGCCTGGAAATTTCGAGTTGGACGACCTCCCCCTGGGCGTGGACTATCCTATGAGGATAGCTGCAGAGATCGTCGATGCACCCTTATTGTCGGATGAGGAGATCGAATCCAAGGCGAGATACTACGTGGATTCGGGCGCCAATATAGTGGATGTGGGGATGATGGCTGGAGGGGGTAGAGCCGAAGATGCCTATAGGGCTGTGAAGACGGTTAAGAACGCGGTGAAGGTGCCTGTAAGCATAGATACTTTCGATCCCGACGAGATTAAGGCGGCCGTGAAGGCTGGCGTGGACATGGTACTAAGCGCCTCAAAGTCCAACCTTAAGAGGCTTGCCCCCATCATAGGTGAGGAGGCAGTCGTGGTTGTGCCCGGAGAAGCCTATGCGAGGCAGCCCCATATGGAGAGGGTGAAACAGCTTGAGAGGCTTGTAGGGGAGGCTGAGAGGCTCGGCCTCGCAAAGGTCTTAGCCGATCCCGTGCTGGATCCCCCCCAGAGCCCGGGGATAATGAGATCCCTGGTGGCCTATCAGCTCTTCAGGGAGAGGAACCCATTCATCCCCCTATTCATGGGCGTCGGCAACGTAACCGAGATGATGGATGCAGACAGCGTAGGCGTCAACGCCCTCCTAGCCTGTATGGCGTCGGAGCTGAACGTATCGGTGGCCCTCACGACCGAGGTGAGCGATAAGGCCAGGGGCTCCGTTAAAGAGCTTTCCAGGGCCTCCAAGATGGCCTTCATAGCCAGGCTCAGGGGCTCCCCGCCCAAGGACCTCGGCTTAAACCTCCTAGTCCTCAAGGAGGAGAGGTTCAGGGACCAACCCTACCCCAAGGATCTGGAATCCCAGGTTGAGGTATGCAGGGCTCCCCCTCCCAAGCCGGCTAGGATGGATCCCAAGGGCTTCTTCAAGATAATATTAGACCGGGATGAAGGAACCATCTCAGCCATCCACTACAGCGGAGCATCGGATAAGCCGTGCCTCATAGTGAAGGGTAGGAGGGCCGAGGATATATATGCGAAGCTGGTGGAGTTAAACCTCGTATCGGATCTAAGACATGCATCCTACATCGGATACGAGCTGGCGAAGGCTGAGGTAGCCTTAAAACTGGGTAGGAGCTACGTACAGGACGAGGACCTCTTCACAGATCCATCGTGA
- a CDS encoding dihydroneopterin aldolase family protein, with protein MSITPIVGLRRIYGMGDVELEANRYFAKDLTDRERAIFEGAVTLGALYHQFIGAPVSRDPRVIEALESCMEACMALQPYKEKVEVRIRRDMVRGEKKHPFDYETLRGKHLDVRVTSKFGAARAVLRMRYIPEIDYTLMYVESIAEDTSK; from the coding sequence GTGTCGATAACTCCTATTGTAGGGCTCAGGAGGATATACGGGATGGGGGATGTGGAGCTTGAAGCTAATAGATACTTCGCTAAGGATCTCACTGATAGGGAGCGGGCCATATTCGAGGGGGCTGTAACCTTAGGGGCTTTATACCACCAGTTCATAGGCGCCCCGGTATCTAGAGATCCCCGGGTAATAGAGGCTCTAGAGTCCTGTATGGAGGCTTGCATGGCCCTTCAACCCTACAAGGAGAAGGTAGAGGTGAGGATTCGGAGGGATATGGTAAGGGGAGAGAAGAAGCACCCCTTCGACTATGAGACCTTAAGGGGGAAACATTTAGACGTCAGGGTCACATCCAAGTTTGGGGCGGCGAGGGCCGTCTTGAGGATGCGGTACATCCCGGAAATAGACTACACCCTGATGTACGTGGAATCCATAGCGGAGGATACCTCCAAGTAA